The following are encoded in a window of Gossypium raimondii isolate GPD5lz chromosome 13, ASM2569854v1, whole genome shotgun sequence genomic DNA:
- the LOC105783849 gene encoding double-stranded RNA-binding protein 2: protein MFKNQLQELAQRSCFNLPSYSCIREGPDHAPRFKATVNFNGETFESPMFCSTLRQAEHAAAEIALNTLANRGPSRALAARVLDETGVYKNLLQETAHRAGLNLPVYTTVRSGPGHIPSFSCMVDLAGMSFTGDPARTKKQAQKNAAMAAWSALRKLSQYGSSSSSSPSLEFKGKQEQEQVVIAHFLSSLRPSEVRPSMQNDYRYEKHRSVPVCRDLTPPNQSLYSAHGESWPYPSFPLEMTMPIYQIWQQEQLLQLQSHLFSFPVSPVPPPAPQFLPILDLDRHLQARGQEPRFMSPRIAISTTHPSLYISNHSASQPTMGKSTVTIQEIHEEIKEESPKSPPPRLVNDRLVPGQTNAETGIGESKQEDHKQKNTELESKSDTGHRKSDAGSRPVNNRLQNPHAFESSHLRSQYPPWTSYYGNSRPAPSYAAAPPTIRTVSPISSMRPNMQEPTTQVPVLPRMRIGAPPFSTRPSFERTNLGSMHHSSIAPPVRIRSVVPVCSAPPSRKTPNFNKERLLPNKEKKDTVAEDLSTAVSEFSKLSM, encoded by the exons ATGTTCAAGAACCAATTGCAAGAGTTGGCTCAAAGAAGTTGCTTTAATCTACCATCTTATTCGTGCATCCGGGAAGGCCCTGATCATGCTCCTCGGTTTAAAGCTACTGTAAACTTTAATGGAGAGACCTTTGAAAGCCCTATGTTTTGCTCTACTTTGAGACAAGCGGAACACGCTGCCGCAGAAATAGCTCTAAATACACTTGCCAACAGAGGCCCTTCCAGAGCATTGGCTGCAAGAGTTTTG GATGAAACCGGTGTTTATAAGAACTTGCTTCAAGAGACTGCTCATAGAGCAGGCTTAAATCTTCCTGTCTACACCACTGTTCGATCTGGACCAGGCCATATTCCTAGTTTTTCATGCATGGTTGACCTTGCTGGGATGAGCTTTACAGGGGATCCCGCTCGGACTAAGAAACAAGCTCAGAAGAATGCAGCAATGGCTGCATGGTCAGCCCTGAGAAAGT TGTCTCAGTATGGTTCATCGTCGTCTTCATCACCTTCATTGGAGTTTAAAGGAAAACAAGAACAAGAGCAAGTTGTCATTGCTCATTTCCTTTCATCGTTACGACCATCTGAAGTGAGACCGTCTATGCAAAACGATTATCGATATGAAAAGCACAGATCAGTCCCTGTATGTCGAGACCTAACCCCACCAAATCAAAGCTTATATTCTGCGCACGGTGAAAGTTGGCCTTACCCTAGCTTTCCCCTTGAAATGACCATGCCCATATACCAAATATGGCAGCAAGAACAACTATTGCAGTTGCAAAGCCATCTGTTTTCGTTTCCGGTTTCTCCTGTTCCTCCACCTGCTCCTCAGTTTCTTCCTATTTTAGACCTGGATCGTCATCTTCAAGCTAGAGGCCAGGAACCAAGATTTATGTCTCCAAGGATTGCCATTTCTACAACACACCCTTCTCTTTACATCTCTAATCATTCAGCTTCTCAACCAACCATGGGTAAATCTACAGTGACCATTCAAGAGATACATGAAGAGATAAAAGAAGAATCACCCAAAAGCCCTCCTCCACGCTTAGTTAACGATCGGCTTGTTCCAGGTCAAACTAATGCTGAAACAGGTATCGGTGAATCAAAACAGGAAGACCACAAACAGAAGAACACCGAGTTGGAAAGCAAAAGTGATACTGGTCATAGGAAATCTGATGCTGGTTCTCGGCCTGTCAACAACCGATTACAAAATCCACATGCCTTTGAGTCTTCTCATCTTCGATCACAGTATCCTCCATGGACAAGTTATTACGGAAATTCTAGACCAGCACCATCCTATGCAGCGGCTCCTCCGACGATCCGAACTGTAAGCCCGATTTCTTCCATGAGACCGAACATGCAAGAGCCAACAACTCAGGTTCCTGTCCTGCCAAGAATGAGAATTGGAGCTCCGCCATTTTCAACCAGGCCGAGCTTCGAGAGAACGAACCTTGGCAGTATGCATCACAGCTCCATTGCACCACCTGTTAGAATACGGTCTGTTGTACCGGTCTGTTCGGCTCCACCATCAAGAAAAACACCAAATTTCAACAAGGAGAGGCTATTGCCCAACAAAGAGAAGAAAGATACAGTAGCTGAGGATCTATCAACAGCAGTTTCAGAATTTAGTAAGCTTAGCATGTAG
- the LOC105783158 gene encoding uncharacterized protein LOC105783158, whose product MHRVGSAGNNSNSSRPRKEKRLTYVLNDSDDTKHSAGINCLAVLKSSVSDGCNYLFTGSRDGTLKRWALAEDAATCSATFESHVDWVNDTVIAGENTLVSCSSDTTLKLWNCLSDGTCTRTLRQHSDYVTCLAAAERNANVVASGGLGGEVFVWDIEAAVTPLSKSSDVMEDDCSNGINGSANSLPVSSLRPISSNNSITAHTTQCPGYVPIAAKGHKESVYALAMNDNGSLLVSGGTEKVVRVWDPRTGSKTMKLRGHTDNVRALLLDSTGRYCLSGSSDSMIRLWDLGQQRCVHSYAVHTDSVWALASTPTFTHVYSGGRDLSLYLTDLTTRESLLLCTKEHPVLQLALHDDSIWVATTDSSVHRWPAEGRNPQKVFQRGGSFLAGNLSFSRARVSLEGSTPAAVYKEPIFSIPGTPAIVQHEILNNRRHVLTKDSAGLVKLWEITRGVVVEDYGQVSFDEKKQQLFEMVSIPAWFTVDTRLGSLSVHLDTPQCFSAEMYSVDLNITGKPEDDKVNLARETLKGLLAHWMTKRRQRLGSQASANGDVLSGKDNTARSLAHSRIEVDGNAENDSMVHPPFEFSTVSPPSIISEGSQGGPWRKKITELDGTEDEKDFPWWVLDCVLNNRLPPRENTKCSFYLHPCEGTAVQILTQGKLSAPRILRINKVVNYVVEKMVLDKPIDTGSTDGSLAPGHGGQLQHSAVADGSFKSGLKPWPKPRPSVEILCNNQVLSTDMSLATVRAYIWKKPEDLVLNYRVVQGR is encoded by the exons ATGCATCGAGTTGGCAGTGCTGGGAACAATTCCAATTCTAGCCGCCCACGTAAAGAAAAGAGGCTGACATATGTATTAAATGACTCTGATGACACAAAG cATTCTGCTGGTATAAATTGTTTGGCCGTGCTAAAGTCATCTGTCTCTGATGGGTGCAACTATCTCTTCACTGGAAGCCGTGATGGCACGCTTAAGAGATGGGCACTGGCTGAAGATGCTGCCACTTGCTCTGCTACATTTGAGTCACATGTTGATTGG GTAAATGATACTGTAATTGCTGGTGAAAATACACTTGTTTCATGCTCGTCAGACACCACATTGAAG TTATGGAATTGCTTGTCTGATGGGACTTGTACCAGGACTCTTCGTCAACACTCTGACTATGTTACATGTCTAGCTGCTGCTGAAAGAAAT GCAAATGTGGTTGCCTCTGGGGGTCTTGGTGGGGAGGTTTTTGTATGGGATATTGAAGCTGCGGTTACTCCACTCTCAAAGTCCAGTGATGTAATGGAAGATGATTGTTCCAATGGTATCAATGGTTCTGCAAATTCATTACCCGTATCCAGTCTGCGACCAATTAGCTCGAATAACAGTATTACTGCTCACACAACTCAATGTCCTGGATATGTCCCCATCGCTGCCAAAGGCCATAAAGAGTCAGTCTATGCATTGGCAATGAATGATAATGGATCCCTTCTTGTCTCTGGTGGAACTGAGAAG GTTGTGCGTGTTTGGGACCCAAGAACAGGTTCAAAGACTATGAAGTTAAGAGGGCATACAGATAACGTTAGGGCTCTCCTTCTGGATTCTACTGGCAG GTATTGTTTATCAGGGTCCTCTGATTCTATGATCAG gCTATGGGACCTTGGTCAGCAGCGTTGCGTGCATTCATATGCTGTGCATACAGATTCTGTTTGGGCACTTGCGAGCACCCCAACATTTACTCATGTTTATAGTGGTGGTAGAGATCTTTCT TTGTATTTGACAGACTTGACAACAAGAGAGAGTCTTTTGCTTTGCACAAAGGAACACCCAGTTCTGCAGTTGGCGTTGCATGATGATAGTATCTGGGTTGCAACGACAGATTCTTCAGTTCATAGATGGCCTGCTGAAGGAAGAAATCCTCAGAAGGTCTTTCAAAGAGGTGGTTCATTCTTGGCTGGAAACTTGTCTTTTTCAAGGGCAAGAGTTTCCTTAGAAGGGTCTACCCCT GCTGCTGTTTATAAAGAACCAATCTTTTCCATTCCTGGAACTCCAGCAATAGTTCagcatgaaattttaaataacagaAGGCATGTATTGACTAAG GATAGTGCTGGTTTGGTAAAGCTCTGGGAGATAACCAGGGGTGTTGTGGTCGAGGACTATGGACAG GTTTCATTTGACGAGAAAAAGCAGCAGTTGTTTGAGATG GTAAGCATTCCAGCATGGTTCACTGTGGATACCCGGCTTGGAAGCTTGTCTGTTCATTTGGACACACCCCAATGCTTTTCTGCGGAGATGTATTCTGTTGATCTAAACATAACTGGGAAGCCTGAGGATGATAAG GTTAATCTAGCTCGTGAAACTCTTAAAGGTCTGTTGGCTCATTGGATGACCAAAAGAAGGCAAAGACTTGGCTCCCAAGCTTCCGCTAATGGAGATGTTTTATCAGGAAAGGATAATACTGCAAGAAGTCTTGCTCATTCAAGAATTGAGGTAGATGGAAATGCTGAAAATGACTCCATGGTCCATCCTCCTTTTGAGTTTTCTACGGTTTCCCCTCCGTCAATTATCTCTGAGGGTTCCCAAGGAGGTCCTTGGAGAAAGAAAATTACTGAATTGGATGGAACTGAGGATGAGAAAGACTTCCCTTGGTGGGTTTTGGATTGTGTTTTAAACAACCGGCTACCACCACGAGAAAACACCAA gTGCAGCTTCTACCTTCATCCATGCGAAGGTACAGCTGTTCAGATCCTCACACAAGGGAAGTTAAGTGCACCTCGTATATTGAGAATAAATAAG GTTGTTAATTATGTCGTAGAAAAGATGGTGCTTGACAAACCAATTGATACTGGAAGTACCGATGGGTCACTTGCTCCTGGACATGGAGGACAATTGCAGCATTCAGCTGTCGCTGATGGTTCTTTTAAATCTGGATTGAAGCCTTGGCCGAAGCCTAGGCCTTCTGTTGagattttatgcaataatcag GTCTTATCTACAGACATGAGCTTAGCCACTGTGCGGGCCTACATATGGAAGAAACCTGAGGATTTGGTACTTAATTACAGAGTGGTTCAAGGCAGGTGA